In the genome of Epinephelus fuscoguttatus linkage group LG4, E.fuscoguttatus.final_Chr_v1, the window GTTACTGCTTGCCTTTCCACTGTTTATTCATTGTAGTTCTGTGTGTGCTTTTTAAATGGAAATAATACTCACAGCAGCTCAAACTGCCTTGTGATTTTTACACAAATCCCTGTGTTATCATAACCTGCTTTGGTGTAGTAGTAATTACGGAAACCAATCTATCAAGAAATTGTCTTTTTTCCCCTATTTACCTTAACCCATGCTCCCTGCAGTGATCAGGTGGTGGTTCATATCCAACGGCCAGAAAACACTCCACTGAACTCTCATCGTCGCCTCATCTGGTGCCCGTTCATCCAGGATGACAATGAGGAGAACCAGGACGACACCAGCCAGACCTTAGCCCTTCTTCACGAAGACATGGTATCATTGTTTTTGCTATCAGAATGGAATCAGGAGAGAGAATATTGGGAACTTAGCATCCATAAGTTTACCATCTTTTTTCTAGGCTGAGGTGTGGGACCTGGAAGTCTTGAGGGCCAACAACAGCAGTTGGCCTGTCGATTACACGGATGTAAAAGAAGGCCTCATCACAGTCAAGGGACATAACCAGGTAGGAGTCAGGATAAAACTGCAATGTAAGAATTTTTGCAGAATGTTTGACAATATGCAAAATTATTTTCAGTACTaaaaatgttgttaattttcattagaaaaataaaaccacaataaCAACAAGTACAAAGTGGTGTGCTGTATGATTTTGGGTTTGTTAGAAGCATTATTTGCAGTACTGATTGTGTATGTTGCCCCTCCAGCGAGTCAGTGAAGGGGCCCTGTCTCCAGATGGAACGGTGTTAGCCACAGCCAGCCATGATGGATACATCAAGTTCTGGCagatatacattgaggggggaCAGGATAAGCCAAGGTAAGCAAGGAGGGAGGTTTTCTAATGAGCATTATGATactgtcatatttatttttatacattatCATGTAATGTAAATGTTATTTCCTTTAACCAAAAAATAGCTGAATGTAATGAAACATGAGGTCCATGTTGTAGTCTGTCACTTACTGActtattgtcttttttggccCTTACCAactttgttgttgtggttttctTAACTTCTTCACTTTACCACTTCTCTTCACACTGTCTAGATGTCTTCATGAATTGCGGCCCCACGGAGGACGTCCCCTTTCCTGCCTTCTTTTCTGTGACAACCACAAAAGACAGGACCCAGAGTTAGTATACACCAgtgcacacacagttttcagTTAAAATTGTGACATCTGAAGCTTTTGCCTTAAATTTTAGGTCTTTACATTGTCTTTGTCACCTCTGGTCCTTCCACGTTGCAGAGTTCCTTTCTGGCGGTTCCTCATAACCGGAGCGGATCAGAACCAGGAGTTGAAAATGTGGTGCACAGTTTCCTGGACCTGTTTACAGACCATCAGGTCATTGCTTTTCTTCATCATTAAAAATTGAAATCCTATTTATGCACTGTATCCTGTAATAAAACATGACCTTACTAAATGTCTTCCTGGAAGTCTCCCATCAAATTGGTGCTTCATACCAGTCCAAATTTAGTTCTCAAATAAAGAGATGTGTTGAAGACTATTCCTGCTATCTGAAGCTCATCCTATTAATTTCCACTGTTGTTTAAGAGCAGCAGATTTAAAGGTACTAATGGTGGTTCTTCATTGTTTAGGTTTTCTCCAGATCTGTTCAACTCATCAGTTCTGCCGAGTCTGAAGGCCAGTGTGGACCTCTCTGCTGAGTATCTTATCCTCACCGATGTACAGAGGAAGGTCAGCCCAGTGTTTTCAGTTTGCTTTAAATAATGTTCACAaacactattatttttatgccCCCACGCCGGCGATAGTCgtagccagaggcattatgtttttgggtcatctgtttgtctgtcccATCCTCGTGAACATGACatttcaagaatgccttgaggggttttatttaaacagttgttcacttggactcaataatttgctgataagattttggtggtcaaaggtcaaggtcacagtgaccttgcaaatgtgtcattctcgtgaatgtcaTATCCCAGGAACATATTGagggaattccttcaaatttggtacaattGTTAACTTTGATacaaggatgaactgatcagataTTGGTGAtcaaagatcactgtgaccttgtgtctgtctaATTTTCGTGAAAGCAacatctcaagaaggccttgagggagtttcctcagtTTCAACATAAATGTTCATTTGGAGTTAATAATGAATtcatcagattttggtggttggaggtcaaaggtcaaggtcactgtgacctcataaaacatgtttttggccacatctcaaaaattcatacactaattatgaaaaaaattcacacagatgtctgttaggataaaatgatgaagtgatgaccgtttatatccaaaaggtcaaaggtcagcttcactctgacatcataatgctctgcaaaaacactttgctGGCCATTATTTAgcaccataactcaggaacagaagggctAAGGTCAGGTACTGAATTaccagatactgaattggtgatactaattttgggtgcccaccttgaaactttgCTAATTTTATATATCTTCTGTGCTACTTGGGGAAAGATATGTGTGAAGCGTCCACATTCTGACAGACATGAATATAAagtgtaagagaaacttgacagGTTCATGGAAGCATGCAACTGCAAGGCCGTAATTCTAGTTTTCTTTAGCCTATATTTAACTAGGATCCATCCCtttgagataaaaaaaattctcctTTCAAGGGAGTCCTGGCCAAGATAGGTAgcaacacaagataaaaacaagtgattgtaaacagacacaaaacagaaaaaaacaagacagtactacaatataaaacatcCCAGtgaacaaagtgctgtacaagcCACGTATCCAAAATGTCAGATAATTAAACAGACAGTTAAACACTAGTTGAATTAAATCTTGGACTATGCCACATCTGAGAGAGACCGTTTAGTCAATTTTGTTTAAGAGGCCGCTCTTTGTAAAACTAGGGTTAGTCTGTCCGTGAAAGTGGCCcattatttttgatgtgttggACTTGGTTTCTGGACATTTTCCCTGCCACCCACATAACTGCTTTATACTAGGCTGATGTCTTTTGTTGCCAGGTTCTGTATGTGATGGAGTTGCGGCAGGATCTGGAGAAAGGCAAGGCCAGTTTCACAGCGGTGTCAGAGTTCCTGCTGACCCACCCAGTGCTCAGCTTTGGGGTCCGGGATGTTGCCCACAGCCGATTGCGACACACTGAGGTCCTcactgcagaggaggagagcgaGAGCATGACAACAGGTGTGCAAattcactcacacaaacacacacacacacacacacacacacacacacacacacgcttgataaacaaaaaaaaagcaagtaACTCTTTTCACTCCTGTAATCTTTGATCTTCCCTGTAACACATGGTTATATTTAAAACAAGCAATTCATTTGCTTTCAGCTTTCAGTTGGGACTTTTTGGGAACACTATTGaattaaaatgtgcattaaatatGTAGCAGCATTGATCCCAGTTAACACAGCATtacttgtgtgtgcgtgcgtgcatgcatgcgtgtgtgtgtgtgtatttgtgttttctttcagaGGGCACTCAAGGACCCACAGAGTCTAAGTCTGGGATACAAATAAAACTCTACTGTGTTCACACCAAGTAAGTTTCCTTCCACTGCCTGATGTCAGCGTTAAGATCAAATTTGCTTGAGCTGAGCTTTATTGTCGCCAAGGGGCAGTGTGGTTACAGTTTCCAAACACCAAAGACTAGCTTTTCATTTGGAACAGTCAAGTGAAGTCTTAATAATCACAGTCGTCTTAAATTAGCGCgtttgtgtctgtatttgttttcaGGAGTCTGCAGGATGTCCAGATCTGGTTTCAGCCCAACTTGGGTTCCAGCTCTGCAGCCTTCCTGCCCCATTCTGATTCCCAAGATGGTTTTGGTAAGTCACACTCCCAAGAAGTCAAAAAAGAACATGTGCGAAGGACAAATCTTTATTTGTACGTTTCTTTCTCATAGTGGGCATTTGTTAACTTCTGTGAATTCTCCTGCAGAAACTGTGAAAAGATAAAAGCTATAGAGGTTTAGTTCAGATAGAAATACATTGGGATGGGTTAATATTAaattagttatttttaaaaacaggtaTGCAATGTAACTTAAGAGCTGACTTATCCAGCGTGTTAAACATTTAACTCAGTCTTTTACTAAAGggataaatattttcattattggaGCAAGTTTTTGTATTTAACTCTTGCGCTTCTTTCTGATCTTCCCCCTTTCATTTCACTGTCTCATCTCCTCCATCCTTTGATTTGGTCTTTGACCTTAGATTTCATTAAATGTTTCAGTGCGAAATTATTATAGAAATCGTGGATTATGAATATGAAAAGATGCTATAAAGACACATTGGTTTATTTGCTTTACATGTTTCACATGGCACCTTGAGTGTATGCCTTCTTTGTATGTCAAATATCACCTAACAAATGAAGCACTCTTTGATTCTGTGTCCAGCAGGGTTTTCAGACCATCTTACTGACCAGAGCTCTGACAAGGAATCAGGAAGTGGCTCCCAGACTGACCTAAGGAAGATCCCATCGCTTCCTGCTCCCACTGACTTCCTGTCAAACTCAGGCGCCAGCAGTGGGACCAAGCTGATGACTCCTGACGCCTTCATGACACCAAGTACTTcggtaaaaacactttttattctgctgttctctATCTTTCTATGGGCTGTCTGGTTGATGTTTGACTCCAGCATGCAGTTTACAAAATAGTCAAAACACTTGAACAGAACACCGTGCTTCAAACATTTTCGTATTTGTTGCCTAGCAACATCTGGCCCCATGAATAGCACCTTCTCCCACGTATCGGTTGAGTGATGCTACCGGCATTCAGCAGACACAAGCCCATAGTCCTGTTTATACACAGTCTTTACAAACTAAAGACCAACTTGCCTACTGACTGTGGCTGATAGAGTTTACATGGAGACACAACTTTAAAGAGCCAAAGATAAAGTGGGTCTTCAGTTTTATCCACGTGTGAGGCGCAAGGCTGGGAGGTAACTGAAGGATGAGATTTGTGTTATTACTAGACAAAACAAGACTCTCTGATAACATTTTTTCTAAAGATTTTCATCATTAATGTGACTGTCATGGATTCATTTGGGTTGGGACATGACCCATCCGAGTTGTCTACAGGTTTCTTTACTTTTGTCCAGTTTCATGCAATCTCCTACaaaatgttaaaggaatactttgatcACTGTGATCATCAAAATGATGATTTCTCTATCTATTACTTAACCCGTGTTTCGCTGAATTCTtgaagaaaattttgttttctgtcatgactccacagtgaacgaagaatccaaaaatggaaaatattcttgatgaattggaaTAAAGGGGGGCTGTGTTAAATAACAGCAAAACCTTATCAAAATATCCATTTACAAAATCTCACACACCAGTGCGGTACAATCAGAGTCTCATTTGTCCAGTTGTATTTTCAGCTGCACGCACATGCGTGTGAGAGTTTTTATATGCAAGGGTTTTAACtaacaactggataaatgagacctggattatactgcaagaattgtgtgggagtttgtaaacagatgttttgatatagttttggcCCCAGTTTACTATAGTTCATCaaaaatttctttgtttttggattccTCATTCACtctggaggcatgcaagaaaaagctattcaaatgatcattttgtgggtgaagtattctttgaACTGATGAACATCAGAAAGTATGACAAGGTAAATAATGCAGGATAATGTAGAAAGTAGTGTTTTGAGTAGTTTTTTTCCCAGAAACACTTCATTGTATTTGCTGCTTGTAAATCACTTTTTTGTCACCTCCCAGGTACCGGCCTCTCCTGGCAGCAGTGCCAGCAGTCTGACTATTGTGACAGCTATCAGCAGCAACTCGGACTCAACTAACAGGTGAGCTTTTCTATGCAGTTTAGAAGAATAAGAGGTCAGTCGTGACTAGCACATGTATTTTATAATCTGGCAATATAACAACATTCCTTTTGTCTGTATCCTAATCACATGCACTTAGGATCTCAGCTGGAAATTGGATTGTATGGATTGTTACATTTTCATCATGAAACTTTTTGATTGCTTCTTAACTCTCGTTACTCCAGTCACATAGAACTTACTGGGTATTTTGTTACCTCAACAGCTATTTTCTTTTATGTTAGCAATGGTATGCTAATGGTATGTTTGAGTTTAAATTTTTGACCGTCAGTACTCGCTACATGTTAGTTGCTTTCTTTCTCATTTCTCAATTCTTCTTCCTCAACTCTGTTTATCCTGCCTGAAATCAGACAGAATTTTCAGCTCCCTACactttccatcttcagtctgacaatGCCTCCACTCTAAACGACTTCCATAAGGGAGGGGGATTGGATTTTCTTCACAACCAATTTCTAGAGACCAACTTAATGTATCTGCCAGAATCTTATGTCATTTTAAGTCCCCACTGATGATCTGTTTTGCCAGGGTTTTAGGAGTGGAGTGAATCGAAGTAAAATAAACTACGATGTCAGGCGATATTGAGAAGACATGTTGCTTTTGAACAACTTCCATAGTGGCGTCTTTCTCGGCGttcactgttgttgttattactaCTCATTGATTTCAGCGCACCATTTGACGACgcttgacaacagcttgacatTAGTTCCACCCATGGCGCTGATTCCCCCCAAGGTGCTCATTGGTTGTTTGTTATATTAACTGAGAAAccgctgtttcatgtcacaatgccAGATGAATCAGTGAACTTGAACTTGGTGCAGTAGGCatattcaaaggtctggacccagacAACTGTTTATCAACTATAGAATAACAACCTCTGATCACACATGTGAACGTGTATCCCAGagtacagtgtgtctgtgttttttttgtatgcaGAGCTATAGACGATGTGAGTCAGAGTCCTAACAGAGCagagaacaacagcagcagcagtttggcagtctccacctccaccagcagcccaagagctgcctctgctgtgctgctgcctggACTGGAGAGCCTACAAGTAAGACTGGACACTCTCCTGCTTCTACCAGCCTCTTAATATTCTGAACAGCATGGTCTTTTTTCATAACACTCCTCATCTCCATCTCCAGGCTTTAGCGTCCCCTAGTGGTCCTCTTGCACTCGACAGCCCTCAGGTTCTGGATTCTCCCCTCCTGCCACCTCTGGCTTCTCCGACCAGGGCGCGCTCCCCTGATGTCATTTCCTCAGCCTCCACAGCCATGTCCCAGGACATGCCGGAGATTGCATCTCAGACTCTGCAGCTTCAGCGTGGAATGGTGTCAAGCTTGGAGCCCTTACCTCTTTCTGCCCTTCAGACAGACAGCATGGCCTCTGCTGCATCTGCGCTGCACCTTCTCACCTCACCACGTACAGCCAACAGCAACAGGTATGTTGATGACAAGCAATGATAATGTAACCTACACAAAAATAAATGCTGATTTAATGGTCCCAATGAGAAACAACTCTTAAACTGTAAGCAAGGTCGATaagtccatctgtctgtctgcttttaAACAAATGCACTCCAAAATACGAAACACACTTGCAAAAACACCAGTACTggcctttaaattgacaagactgttgtgttttttgtttcagcCTGTTGCCCCTCGAACTCGGAGGTGCTGATGGACCAGTGGGCGGGGCCGTAGAGTCAGAGCCCAGACTCAGTCACACCCCATCTTTACTTGAGAACGCCTTATCACAGGAGAACCCTGGGGTTGGTGGAGGGTCCTCAGATGGTAGTGTTAGCCACACACCTTGGCCAGCTGCACCCGATATCACGAGAGAAACCAGGAACAGTCTAAGAGACAACGGTCTTGGTGACTGGTAAGAATTTGCATGTACAAATACATACTTTAAACATAAACATCTACATGAAGGATTTAACAAAGTTCTAAAAACGTATTTTCAAAATTTGACCACCACTTTACTTTTGAGAAAATGACTATAAAAGTCTCAAGCATTTCATAATGTTTTGTAGGATTGTAACTGCTTGTGTTCTTCCAAACATGGGAAATTATTACTGGTATAGCAGTTTTGTTCACTATTTCCAAAACCCTTaacatacaaaagaaaataaagcatctggacatgaacacacattaacataaaCAAGCATTTGCATAAGGCTTGCAAGCATATAGTAAATGGATGACATGGCATTGACGAAATGACTCGGTCAGTGTTTATATCTGTTGAAATTATGAAAGcagtgtgaaaaacaaatttaagagAGGTTTGTGCCTTGTGTGTCTACTGTGTTGTAGTTCAAGAGAGGAGTCAAACGACAGACATTTGAGCTCACCTTACCATCGACGCTCCTATCACCTCACACAGAATGACAGTCAGGAAGCTGGCGCAGAGCAGAggtaacacaaataaacaagcaGTCTCTTTGTTAATGCAACTACGACACGCCGGTGTCATCCTAGATGATGTCACAAGACGAGGAGCAACACAAATTCAGCACTTTATTGATAACATTctgattttattgattttttattaGAGAGTATGTGGTATACACTCTGCTACACAGATTACAGCAGCTGTCTTattctgtgtgtatctgtatgtttctgtctttgaccCAGTGACCCTGATGATGAGGTGGCCAGCCTTGCATCATCCTCAGGAAACTGTGGTTCTCGTTCTTCTCACAGACTACCGGTTAAGGACTGGAAGACCTCGCCACGAGGCTCGCCAAAAGTAAAGAGGAAGACCAAGAAAGATGACAGGTATGAGCATGAAGTATGAGAGTATGAAGTTTGGATGTAATAAAGACAATTAAGTAGATCTGTGACGTGCGTGTGTGACATGTAGTTGAAAGAGTGGTACAAAGTGATGTAGAGAAAAAGTTGAGTTGAGAAACAATGTTTAGCTTGTGTCATTTGATATTTTGAATGCAGCATAAATCCCTAGTTTGAGGTAAAAGCAATATAAATAGGAATTAAGATATGCACCGGGCCTCTTGAAATGAGTCACCTGCTGTTTTTATCACAATGAATCAGTCATTTCCATATTTGTTATTACACCCACTCTTAAATGTAAAAAGTCTGTACAAATGGTACTTTTTTATTGGTAGAAAATCAGATCTATCTTAAATTGTCTTTTTAAACTCGCTTTAATGATTGATGATGCTGTCAGTGAGTGCATCAGGAAATTGTCAGACAGTCACTTAGGCTTGGTCATAATAGGTTGTTGACTGACAGAGGGAAGAGATTAGTTACACTTAAATTACTGTTAAGATGCAGTTTTATGTGGACTGATTGTCACATCAAGTAGCAAAATAATCAAGACTGCTTTTAATTCATCCCGTAAAGCCACAGTTGGTAAgatttatgaaaataatgttttgccATGTTTGCTAAATATATTGGAATTTGCTAGAATCTATTGTGGCACACcaaaaacagccaatcagagcggAGTCGTCTCTGACACAACTGTTAATCATGTTAGTCACTGCCCGTGATCTGTGGACAAACTGTCAAATGAGGCAGTGATGATCAAATATGAGTCGAGATTCTGTtgctgcattgcctgtttctcacctcagatgttttcagaagcaTATTTTATTGAACTGTGTAGCTATAAAACAAGAAAGTTTGCTGTGGCTCCTGGGGGGTGCTGGGTTTCAGCTCGATTGTTTACAACATGGTGGCAGAGTCACAAAATTTCTCATTTTAAAGCTAACCAATACACTACAGtttgtttctaaaaacatttgaggtgagaatgAGCAATGCAgggacagaatcttgattcatatttgaccaGGAGCACTGCTTAGGTTGACAGATTGAGCAGTTCACAAGCAGCGACTTAACGTAACTGACAGATGTGTTAGAGATTCTCTGGCCTCTGATTGGTCTTGATCATGTGCAGAAATGACATTAGAGGAGTTACAAGGtaatggatttttttcccacagataATCTGTGTCATTTAATGCTGTGTGGACATAATGACAGTTTCAACAAATATGACTTAGTTATTTTATATATAAGTTACCAACTAAAGCTTTAGCAACTGTGGTTATGTGGATTGTCAAGATTAAACTAAGACCaggttaaaaatgtgtttgtagctccagatattttttttattactaatgGTATTTAGTGGAATATTTGGCTACAGTTAATTGGCTTTCTTCAAGTCTTGGTAATGGAGtcacaagccccttttacactacctcttcaaggtgggaatttccCACCGATGTATCACCttgccattctgtataaacGGTACAATTGCGTAATTGgtggacagagttgtctcacctttaaggcgGCATCAGAGGTAGTAGCAGCACTGAAACAATGTCTGTAAAAAAGGGACAGCCAGgtgacagctggcaggacaggGACCGTGGGTGGGACGTGGGTGATGTTTTGACACCGTGTTATGTGTACGACCCTtggggagatttaaaaagtagctacTGCTAGCAgtcagcagctaactcaaagaagaagaacagcaactgAAAATGTCCGCAAGCTCACgtttgttacatgtcacactagaggctgacgctgttgtgtttcatgtcatgcctgtcacgcctcttttgcttccctGATGCTGGCATACTGCCTAAAATCATACAGTGGAGTGGAATAATGCTGACATTGTTTGGTTCTCTGGTAAAATGCAAATAcggtataaacacacacataaacatataaacagaAAACCTGATTTGTGTCATTGGTTTAAGTATTATCAATAAAAGTGTTTGCCTCTTCTTTCTCCTTTGTCCTCAGTGAATCATCTCAGTCCAGGCAAATGGACTCTGGTCAGGTAAGGTGATCATAAAACATATTGGCCAGCTTCTTTTATATTCATTGATTGCCACAATGATACCATGTATGGATGAAaagttattttgtattttaaaatgatttgtaCTCTTGGAAACGCATTATAAGTAACTGTAACCATTAATTGATTTTTGGCCACTAGGGGACAGCAAATATCAAAACAAGTGGGCAGATGCTGATCCACTAGCTTTTATATTCACTTTCAATCTCTTAGCAAATTATTGTCTACTTATATCAGCATTAAAgtcaaaaaaatcatttgagTGTAATTCATTTGTTTCAGCAGCACTTTCCCTTGGTCCACTTTGTCTCCTTTTTCAATTATTGTTTCCATTCCATAGATAAATGCAGAAGTACAGGATGAGTTGTTGATGCTGCTGCGCAGCCAGCAGAGGGAGTTGACTGAACTGCGAGGACAGATTGAAGCTATGCAGAGCACTATTATGGCCCAAGTAGAGCACGTCCTTACCAACCACCAGGAACAAGAGCGTATCCTTCAGTCTTTTCTTACTCATTGTTTTGGTAGTTTCTTCAGTTAACATTTCATCACTCATAAAACTTTTTCCAGTAAGCACTAACTTTAAAAGTGAGTACACAAGGTCACCTAAGGCTTCAAAGAGGGTGGTGTCTACATAATTGTATGTATGAATTGTATGAAGTTTTTGTAACAGTACACATGTAGGACTTGATGATGAGCCTTTCACATGATATTCTTGTGAGCCTTGACCTTTCATGACCTCAGAACGCAGACTAGAGCGAGTTCTTGCAGAGAGTCAgaatcatcagcagcagcttcaggaacaactcagccagcagctcagcCACACCCTCAGCACGGTGCTAACCAACAGAATGGACAAAGTGCTACGAGAggagatgaagaaaacagtcccacaaagtaagcacacacaaacaaacatcaacaaggaaaaaaaatcagcaatcACAGAGTCAAATGTAACAAAGCCGAGCTTTACCCTGCTGAAATAAAGTAGACTGTATGTAGGAGCAGTTGTCCACATTTGTTACCACACGATGGTTGTATcacaccattttgtttttttgccagtTGCAGACAAGGATGACTCAAAGTATAAATCTAAACAGTCTGCATATGTAGCACACTGGTGTCTCCTGTCCTTGGCTTATTTTCTCTAGTCTTTCCACCACCCACTTGCAAATGAATGCTTGGTTCAGGAGACAGAAATGCACAAATCTTCTCTCTTTATCTGTTGTAGGTGTGTCTAAGgtacttttaaaaatgtgtgccATTTCTAAGTGACACTTGAAGATGCcttgtattgttttgtatttcttcaCCTCACTTTCTTTAGTTTGATTACTTCAAGTCTAAGCAAAGCACATTGCTTGGTCCACTTTAAGTTTTATGAATAGAATAGCTTATGTTATCACCATTGATCTTGGCCCTCTGTGTCTGAAGGAACAGATAGCTGAAACACTGAATTTTATAAGGACATTAACAAATAAAGTGTATTTGATGTGGATTGGTCACAAAAATACCTCTGACATACCACATTAAGACAATGAGCCCTAGAAGAAGACCATAGAAAAATGCATGTTGTGATGGGTCATTTATCTTATCTGTAAGAAAAGCAATGTTCTAGAAACTGCTGAGAAACCcccttattatcattatatctATGAAAACCATCCATTTTGTGAATGCCCAAGATCTCTAGTTTGTGATTGCAAAGTTTCAGGAGGCTGTGATTATCATAAAGGCcacaacaggtcattttatacagtgatgtCAAGTTTCAAAATGGTCTCACAACAATGAAATGACTGTGATGGAGACTAACATCGttacacatgaataaaattggGCTCATGGAATCCACAAGAGTCAGTCATACCCAATTTATGCAATTCCAGGACTGTTTAGGGACCaaagtatgcagaaatattcaaatacaatagGCAAAATATCACATTTGTACTGCATGCAAATAAATTGCATGGTTTTTGCCCCATGCTGTATGGGGCTAACATAAAGCTGCCAAGTCTGTAAAAGGGAAACTTGTGCGTACCCACAGAAAccatttttattcagatttcttaaaggataactttggtatttttcaacctgggccctatttccccatgtgtatgtgtgcggaTGATCCATAGGTACAGCTcgtttttaaaattggttcagtattgagggaggtggatgcagctggcagctgcgaggtagatatgggggcaaatgcgtcccgtataagtttgcgcattaaaagtgctttttttcgccactgaccggttcagatcaccagtgctatctctgtaaatagcatactaagcgtttcccttacccttcacttcctctgggctgtgtgtgacgtcatctcgcaaGAGCTTTGCTTGCAGTAAATGTGCGTCTCGGAGACAGTTCTAGGTATCAGTAttacatgaataaaaacattaGTTATACATTCTTCATGGATAGTTGACCATTTGGCCCCTGTGGTTTTGGCCGCCTCCTCCAATTTATTTTGGGCACATGAAAAATGGTATCCAGCACTGCCCTGTTGATCAGAGGGGGGAAATCCTCTAACGTAGTTACACAGCGTTTGGTAGTTTCTGAATCATCCCAGGACACATCAAGACCATGAATATTGGGCAACAGGTCCTACTCGTTGCAACCACAGGAGCACCACCAGTCCTCAGAGATTCGCATTCGTGCAGCCGCTGCTTCACCCTCGTCTGCTCATTGGCCCTCTCTTTCTATCCTCGTCTGCTCTTCAGTTTCTTGGAGCTCCTAGTccatatactcgggc includes:
- the edc4 gene encoding enhancer of mRNA-decapping protein 4; translated protein: MASNSNIDIEGATQHLRDILKLDRPGNSTDAPSTDGPRMPSFNGELNGLLGAAGLLGGTDRSTMSESSRPISTDLSSAQECQIICLSGDDRSTCIPITSNNVEIVASQDSSINSKARGSNKVKIQPVAKYDWEHKYYYGRLIAVSNSFLAYAIRGANNHAMIRVLSVSFAERSLLKGFTGAVTDLAFAHLDSSLLGCVDEAGNLMVWQLTCTGNKILDQVVVHIQRPENTPLNSHRRLIWCPFIQDDNEENQDDTSQTLALLHEDMAEVWDLEVLRANNSSWPVDYTDVKEGLITVKGHNQRVSEGALSPDGTVLATASHDGYIKFWQIYIEGGQDKPRCLHELRPHGGRPLSCLLFCDNHKRQDPEVPFWRFLITGADQNQELKMWCTVSWTCLQTIRFSPDLFNSSVLPSLKASVDLSAEYLILTDVQRKVLYVMELRQDLEKGKASFTAVSEFLLTHPVLSFGVRDVAHSRLRHTEVLTAEEESESMTTEGTQGPTESKSGIQIKLYCVHTKSLQDVQIWFQPNLGSSSAAFLPHSDSQDGFAGFSDHLTDQSSDKESGSGSQTDLRKIPSLPAPTDFLSNSGASSGTKLMTPDAFMTPSTSVPASPGSSASSLTIVTAISSNSDSTNRAIDDVSQSPNRAENNSSSSLAVSTSTSSPRAASAVLLPGLESLQALASPSGPLALDSPQVLDSPLLPPLASPTRARSPDVISSASTAMSQDMPEIASQTLQLQRGMVSSLEPLPLSALQTDSMASAASALHLLTSPRTANSNSLLPLELGGADGPVGGAVESEPRLSHTPSLLENALSQENPGVGGGSSDGSVSHTPWPAAPDITRETRNSLRDNGLGDCSREESNDRHLSSPYHRRSYHLTQNDSQEAGAEQSDPDDEVASLASSSGNCGSRSSHRLPVKDWKTSPRGSPKVKRKTKKDDSESSQSRQMDSGQINAEVQDELLMLLRSQQRELTELRGQIEAMQSTIMAQVEHVLTNHQEQEQRRLERVLAESQNHQQQLQEQLSQQLSHTLSTVLTNRMDKVLREEMKKTVPQTISKSLEPVTGQLNNTIAAKLTAVEVTLKDNVSKVVKSKNTTDAIGRAAAEAMQGPIQAAYKDTFQSIVLPVFERGCQSMFQQINDSFKQGTQEYIQQLETHMKNRKQREQESRDPMIGQLQQMIDSFQSSTDQLANNITANVRADVQHQIQMMVGNLQESILSHVQRIVKGEVSLAMKEQQAVVTSSIMQAMRSAAGTPVPTAHLDYQTQQANILQLLQQGQLNQAFQQALSATDLNLVLYVCETIDSQQVFGQHPCPLSQPVLLSLIQQLSSNLSTRSELKISYLEDAVMNLDHGDPLTRDHMSSVLAQVRPKLFTFLQQDPHSPLSKRARRLMMMLQGLVSH